The following is a genomic window from Theobroma cacao cultivar B97-61/B2 chromosome 10, Criollo_cocoa_genome_V2, whole genome shotgun sequence.
CTACTTCATTTTGGGTGTGGTGTTATGCTTCCTATTTGGATAAGACAGGATATCGTTTCTCTTTTTCGAATATGTCTTGATTGATCAAGATTTCAATGTTTGGGGTGAAAAGAACGTGATGGATAGAAATGTGAATAATCATGAACTCAAAAGAAACAGAGTAGAGAGTAATATAGAGGGTGTAAGGCAGGTTAATATCATTTCAACAGATGATAGATATTAACTAATTGAAATCATGTAATGTAGTGGCTGTGCACTGGCTATGTACAtggaaaattatttaaaactgATTAAATAACACTCTTCTATTCCAATGTCTACTCCATTCTCATGCTTGATCCTTTTATTTCTTCCACTCTTTCTCATCACCCATTTTCATCTGTAAAGTAATACTATGTATTCTCAATTTGAACTCGACTTACAACTATTATCTTGTAGGTGAtgaatttaattggtgatgtGAAAGGAAAGGTAGCAGTTATGGTGGATGACATGATTGACACGGCTGGTGAGTTATGTATTATCTCTTTATCTTTTGGGAAAAATGTGATTCAGATGATAATTTGTTGTGTCCTAGAATCAGGATATATCGGCCATgctatattatattttctgcttTATCTAGTGTTAACATGTGAATGGTAGTTATTGATTCCTTAGTAAATGTTAATTATTGGGTTGTGGGCTTCACAGGGACAATTGCCAAAGGTGCAGCTCTATTGCATCAAGAAGGGGCACGGGAAGTGTATGCATGCAGTACGCATGCCGTCTTTAGGTATCTGGATTGTTAATGGCTCATGGATGCTTGGTAGTTCTATAGCATAGCGTGAAAATCTGGTCAGCAGAAGTTGTTTCCTTATAATTACATATTTGAGCAATTTCACCTTGTGCAGGGGTTTCCGCATATCTTAAAAGTTTGAGTTTATCCTGAATGCTCTTGTAGCTGTTTTAGGAAGTTAGTTCCCCTCAAAACTGTTAAAGTTTGCTATTTATTAATGAACTTTGTTTGAAATGCTATGAAGGCAATTGATGCTCAAGCAACCAAATGTTAAAAGAAGTGATTATCTTTTTTGACAGTAATAGAAGTCTAACTGAGTGTCTGGAATAAATCTGGCACCAGGCTGTTAAAAGTACTGAATGACTTCCATTCTGAGTTCCTTCGCATGCATTTATCACAATGAAATCCGACTGACTGTTGGAGATCACAAGTACCTATATGCTCTCCACAGAGGGTGATATTGGTTGCTTTTTTGTACTCATTGCAAAAGCCTTGTAGGTGAAGACATAAGACATTGTTTTACTGCATTCTGTTGTATGTGTATCTTTGATAAAGACTGCTATATCCAATGGTACTATTAAATGCTCATCATACTCATCCGTTTGTTTGTATGGTTACACAGTCCTCCAGCAATAGAGAGGTTGTCAAGTGGTCTTTTCCAAGAAGTAATCATAACAAACACCATACCAGTGTATGAGCAGAACTATTTTCCTCAGTTGACAGTTCTCTCTGTGGCGAACCTTCTGGGAGAGACAATATGGCGTGTTCATGATGACTGCTCTGTGAGTGAATCATTTTAATAATGATCGGCaactaaatttgttttttctaggaaagtagaaaaatgagattattTCATCTCTGCCTTAGTTCATGAGGTGTTGATTAGTTgcaaatatgttttttttttcttgttctttatGAGCTTTGATGCATTTATGTTTCCGGGATCTGCTGCATCATAGATTATATTTCTAAAGATAGGCAGAGGGATTGTTAGAAAGTTATGATCTTTCATAGATTTCACCTAATCAGGGGGTTTTAATTCTGATTTTTATCTAGTTTGGGCAATGTGGAGTAGGGAgagtttattaatttgatcTCATTGTGATTGGCAGGGAGGGTTCGAACCCTATTCAACATTGGGCATTGATTGATGAGAGTTGCCTGGGAATCATTGTCTATCTGGTGCAGAGGGGTAGTCTCTTTTGATCCACACTTGGTCATTTGGAGCAAGGAGTGTGTTTTTCGCGTTTCATTTTGTGGGATCTCATTATTCTCGTTTCCTTTTCCTTGTTATGTTTTTGTAAATAGTTCaatttggttaaaaaaaaggggtaataaaaataattgactTTTATAACGTTAATAGTAATAGGATTGTGAATACCTGCTGCTGTTGCACCCAACCTCATCTCCATTGACAATGTAATTGCGTGGGAGCCACTGCGGTAGCAATGGCCTCCTCTAATCCTTTCCAACAGAAATACTCGTCAAAAATAGTATTGCCTCATCCTTGACCCATTATCATGTCATCTTATCAACACAATTCAGCACATGGAGCTTGCTTTTATCTTTagggataaaaaaaattaatgaatatgtATTAATTTTGTGACTTTGTAAGGGCATTGgccaaataatcataaaataattctaactcaaaaaaaaaaaaaaaagaaaaacccctAGTGTAAAGTAAAGGCAGGAGGAAGGAGGTATCCATCAGGTAcggtataaaataaaaagtataattATTAGGACTGGTTTGAAAACCTGCTAGGCTAGGGTTTCAGGAATTCTGTCTCGTAAGTTGGCTCCCAAATCAAACCCCTTGGCGGGAAGTTGCCAGTGGGAACCCAAACCAACCCAAAAGATAAGAACCCTAGCATTCCCCGACGCAATTGAATGAGAGATGGGAAAGGACGAGGAAGAAATGCGTGGAGAGATTGAGGAGAGGCTGATCAACGAAGAGTACAAGATTTGGAAAAAGAACACTCCTTTCCTCTACGATCTGGTCATTACACACGCCCTTGAGTGGCCCTCTCTCACCGTCGAATGGCTTCCCGACCGCGACGAGCCTCCCGGCAAGGACTACTCCGTTCAAAAGATGATCTTGGGCACCCACACCTCTGAAAACGAGCCCAATTACCTCATGCTGGCCCAGGTCCAGCTCCCCCTCCAGGACTCTGAGAACGACGCTCGCCACTACGACCACGACCGCTCCGATCTCGGTGGCTTCGGATGCGCCAGCGGCAAGGTCCAAATTATTCAGCAGATCAATCACGAAGGGGAGGTCAATAGGGCTCGTTATATGCCCCAGAATCCTTTTATTATAGCCACCAAGACCGTCAGCGCTGAGGTTTTTGTGTTCGACTACAGCAAGCATCCGTCCAAGCCACCTTTGGATGGGGCATGCAGTCCTGATTTGAGGCTCCGGGGCCATAGCACTGAGGGGTATGGGCTGTCCTGGAGTAAGTTCAAGCAAGGCCATTTGCTTAGTGGGTCTGATGATGCTCAGATTTGTTTATGGGACATCAACGCCACTCCCAAGAACAAGTCTCTTGATGCTACGCAGATCTTCAAGGTCCACGAGGGCGTCGTTGAAGACGTTGCCTGGCATCTCAGACATGAGTATTTATTTGGTTCCGTTGGGGATGACCAATACCTACTTATTTGGGACCTGCGAACCCCATCTGTCACCAAGCCTATCCAGTCCGTAGTTGCTCACCAGAGTGAGGTGCCTAtcaatcaaatttatcttcttttatatTCTATGTATGTAATTTATgtaaagaaaattcaactgtTTTCACTAAACAATTGTGCATTAgctgaattcttttctttctgtttaGTTAGGTTGAATATTACTTTCGCTTCTTGCTTCATTTGTCGGTGCTATTTTAGTACAATTCTGTTCTGGCTTCAATTGCTGCTGCTTGTTTAGTCATAATTCAAATAGAGTAATGAATTGAATTTATACATGCTCCAATAATTTGGCTTTTGTTGATTGGAAATGCTAACAAGTTGctaattttcaatattttatggCAAGTTTGTATACCTTCTGTAGtttaatgttattattttcatgttaTCAGGTTAACTGCTTAGCTTTCAATCCCTTTAATGAGTGGGTTGTGGCCACGGGTTCTACTGATAAGACGGTTAAGTTATTTGATCTCCGCAAGATCAGTACGGCACTCCACACCTTTGATAGCCACAAGTAAGAAATTCTACCCAAGACATATTATTGTTACTATTGTGGATTTGTGAAATATtcttgttttctctctttttggaTACTTAATGCATTGGTGCAATTCTTGGagatatatatgtttataacCAATCAGGAAGTGTTTATCTTTCTGTCTCATGAAGTTATTTTTGCAATGGTGTGCAACAGGGAGGAGGTTTTCCAAGTTGGGTGGAATCCAAAGAATGAGACAATCTTAGCATCCTGTTGTCTTGGTAGAAGGCTCATGGTGTGGGATCTTAGCAGGTGAGTACTTTGTTGCCAAATTGTATTTCGTTTTCCAAGTGAATGTAACCTTTAGTATAGTTTCTAagcaaagagagagaaaaacagAAAGTAGAAAGGAACTCTGTACATTACATTTCATGTTTAGTTTTGTCTCAATAAAACTGACTGGATTACctacttattttctttttatgcaACAATATGCAATGGCCTCTCTGGCATTAATACTATATGTTATGATCATTTGAATCTTCTTTTGCAGGATTGATGAAGAACAGACACCAGAGGATGCTGAAGACGGTCCACCTGAGTTGCTCTTCATTCATGGGGGTCACACCAGTAAAATTTCTGATTTTTCGTGGAACCCATGTGAAGATTGGGTTATTGCTAGTGTAGCTGAAGATAACATTCTTCAAATATGGCAGATGGCAGAGAATATTTACCATGATGAGGATGACATACCAGGAGATGAATCCACCAAAGGTTCTTAAATGGTTTTTTCTCCCAACTTGAGGGGAGCCATAGGAGGTTGACAAATTTAGGAGTAAATTTAGCTtgtttttttatgtttcatAGTTAGAAATGGTGTACCCAACCCGCTTTCAACTCTTTTAACTCCTTTGTGTTGAGTTGGTGATGTGATCACATCTGCTGAACTGTAACTGTTACTACAATACATGCATTGTATTTAACTGTTTATTTCAGAGCTATCTTCTTTCATTCTCTATATTTCCCACGTTTAGTAAATAGCTAAAGTTCTGATTGATTAATGTTTTTGTTACTTATTTCTAGTTTTGGAagtaaaaaagcaaaaaaagtaaatggattaaaatgtaaaatacatttatttttgttagaaACTTGTCGAGAAGtaaaagatgaagaaacaaACGGAGATTGATTCGTTTCATATGCAAGTCTCAGACTGAGACCTACGGATATACAGGATTTTCCGCCCGTTCCCTGCCCTTTCTCACTCGTTGACATGGTGATGCAGAAACCAAACCCAGGTTTGGTCTTCATTTGTACTAAAAGCTACTGTCTCGTAGTAGTCCGTCACTAATTCTTTCCTCCAACCGGCCTAATCATGTGGCTCATTTCATTTTAGCCTCACTTTGGTCTTTAACTTTGCAAGACTTCCCATTGCTTCCTGCTGTCCAGCTCCAAACCAAAACCCTGAAAAGACAAATAATTCTCCTTTGGATGCAATTATTAAAGAGAAGGAGAAAGGGAAGCAGAGGAGGGAACGGTCTTTACTACACACCAGGTTTACTGCCTAGAGGCCGCAATCTCATTGCATCAAAATCTGCAAGGAGTATCAACTTGTTTAACATCTATGATACTAGCAATGTTTTATCCCAAATTCTTTAAGCCTGTAACACTTGTGCTCAATATGAATATACAGAACTTGCACCTTTTGGAATTTATGGTTCCCATCCCATCTAAGTAGAATTTCAGACGCACGTTTAGGTTTAATCACCTCTTGGGTTACAAAACATGGAGTCTCCTTCAGTAAGAGAAATTCAGTATGGAAGTCTCATCATGCTGTTATATCCATGTTTCCACCAGCTCTTTCTATCTCATCATCTGAATTGTTCTGCTCATGATGAAGCAGTCGGTCTGCTGCACTCTGTGAACCATGGTCACCTTGAATCTGATACTTGTTATCTTGGGTGTGATCATCATCTCTCTTCATGAAATGGAAGCCCATTATATACCTGTATTCCCCAGTTCCAAGGCATCGGGAGCAGTAGCTGAGGCCACTGCCACCACAAGTCCTGCACCTGCAGAAGTGATCAAAAGAAGTTGATTGGAACACCACTACCAGTGAATATTGCGGCTTACTTAGGAATGATGTTTATTTTGATACCTCACCATTTTGGCCATTCTCCTTTGGGAAGCATCTCTAGATGAACATGATTTGTCCTTCCTACAATATCACAACACAACAGTACCATAAGCTATAACCAAAGAGCTGAATACTGCTAAAAACCAATACAAGTAGTGGCAGAAAAAGGTAGAAAGCAAAAATTTACAGCCTCCCCAAAAGGGcatacaagaaaaaaaaaacaagtagAATTGATCCAAGAAGCCTAAACCTTTTAAGTTATAATCCACCCCCACATCCCCACcccccaagaaaaaaaaaaaaagtcttgtATCTATGATTGGCATCAAGACTGCATGAGTTTTGAAAGTCTAAAATGGCAGTTTTAACACTAATCGTTCCCAGATATCATATAGGAGGGAAGAGAGACCTCTTCCATAACAATATTGGCAATCAACTCTTCCGCTTCCCTGGCAGACAACACATGGTGGATTAGGCTTCTTCACTCTCTCTCGCCGAACATTAGACTGCACAAACAAGAATTGAATGAATGGAAACAACCCCAATCACTTCCAATTTTTCCTCAATTCATAGAAACGTAAATTTTAGTTTGATGGCATTTAGGTTGCAGATAAAACAAATCCTTTTTAAACTGATGAGATATGTTATATTGTTTTTGTTCCAAAGTTTAGTTGCTACCGATTATAAGAAATTTGGAAGTATAGCTCATGGTTATAAAACCCTAATGCATTTAGCACAAGAATTACAATACAAGCATGAAAAGTTCTTCATTGGCGGTAAATTTCAGCATAATAGAATCAACTATGGACATGAGGGTTTGAACAAGAACTACAAAGAACATGAGCAGAAATACTAAAACATAGTTAGTATATCTTTTGCTTTTCAAGAAATCCAAGAGAAATTAGAAACTTTTGGAGCCCAAAACTACAATTTTGTTTTGCCGCAGAAAAAGATAAGCTTGGTGTGGTTGGTTTGGTTGTCCAGGGAAATGGAAAATTGAAAGActgggaaaagaaaaagaaaaagaaaagggctTTGCCTCAGTTCTGATGATCCAAGTGGGCTTAGCGAGTGAGAGACGAGGACGAGCAGGAACACCACCGTTGGACTTCCAACTCTCCAATCGGACAGCTGTGAGCAGGCTTGCCGCCGACGCCACCGCCATCGACATTCAATTATGCAGCTTTCCTTCTTCGCAGGCTATAGACCACAACTCGGAAATAACATTTACTTTAGTAGGTCGGGCCCCGCCCCACTAGTATTAATTTCCCCTAATTTTTCAACTTCTACTATTTTATATCCTTGTGACTGGCTGTGCTGTAGTAGTAGATGGCATTAAAATCTCCTCTCCATCTTCTTCCTGAACTAAACATGTACAACTTCCATTATAAAATTGCTAAATGGGAATATGGAGGATGATGATCAATTATTATTCCTATTAAGCTTGCAATGGGATTGAATTGGGTGTTGATTTCTGTCTCTTTCCTTCCTTGCTTTCAACCAATTACAAGATTAAAGTGATTTACccatggtttttttttttctttcttttcaaccTTCTAGTCGATTTTCAAATGGCATAGTACTAGTAACCCTTTTTGTCAGAGTATTAGTCATGAATATCAACTGATACACGTTAAAAAGTTCTTTTTCTCAACAATTTTTAGTCAGTGCTGATCGAGGtaactagaaaaaaaaaagaaggaaagaattCTTCAATATGGTAGGCTAGGCAAGAATTCTCAttcatcttttttatttgcCATAATGCTAAGTTGATTACCTTATACATCATCAATAATTTAATCTTGGCTTCGGACAGATCTTCTTCTCCCATCACAAGTAGTGTTTGAAAGTCTCGTAGATGCTACCTAGGATATCAGGATAACGATTTCATGACTAGGGGGCTACCGGTTtgactctttcttttttcctacGTTACTAGTTACCAACATAGATAGTTAGATACTACTACGATCGGGGGATTCATTTCTGTCTCCTTTATTATGCAGAATGATCATTCAAACATCTTTTATAGGGGGATTCATTCGCTACTATATCATCTCCCTTGCaccattcaatttcaaatgtTTTATGATTCCCAGAAGCAGATGCAGGATCTAGATGTGCAGATTTGCTAAGCTGTTGAGGGACTTTGATCGCATGGAGTACTCCTTTATAAGCTTAGAGAAGAATGAATCCTCTCTTTCTAATAGCTTTGCAGGCGTGTCAAACTCTGCAACTCTTCCTGCAGTTAACAAAAGAGAGATTCAGTTTCTTTTCTAATCATTCTACTTTGCTTATGTCATGTCTTAATTTGTATGCAGACAAATATTTGTTCATCCATACTTACCATCACTTAGAACCAAAACAAGATCGCTTTCTATTACCGTGTGGATTCTGTGAGCTATTGTCACGACAGTCCGATCTTTGAACTCTTGACTAATAATCTTCTGTATCACTCCATCAGTTGCGGAATCAACTGATGCTGTAGCTTCATCCAGTACAAGAACGCTGCTTTTCTTTAGCAATGCCCTTCCAAGACAGAATAACTGCCTTTGGCCCACGCTCCAGTTTTCCCCATTTTCAACCACTGTTG
Proteins encoded in this region:
- the LOC18585708 gene encoding uncharacterized protein LOC18585708, encoding MSMAVASAASLLTAVRLESWKSNGGVPARPRLSLAKPTWIIRTESNVRRERVKKPNPPCVVCQGSGRVDCQYCYGRGRTNHVHLEMLPKGEWPKWCRTCGGSGLSYCSRCLGTGEYRYIMGFHFMKRDDDHTQDNKYQIQGDHGSQSAADRLLHHEQNNSDDEIERAGGNMDITA
- the LOC18585707 gene encoding WD-40 repeat-containing protein MSI1, with translation MGKDEEEMRGEIEERLINEEYKIWKKNTPFLYDLVITHALEWPSLTVEWLPDRDEPPGKDYSVQKMILGTHTSENEPNYLMLAQVQLPLQDSENDARHYDHDRSDLGGFGCASGKVQIIQQINHEGEVNRARYMPQNPFIIATKTVSAEVFVFDYSKHPSKPPLDGACSPDLRLRGHSTEGYGLSWSKFKQGHLLSGSDDAQICLWDINATPKNKSLDATQIFKVHEGVVEDVAWHLRHEYLFGSVGDDQYLLIWDLRTPSVTKPIQSVVAHQSEVNCLAFNPFNEWVVATGSTDKTVKLFDLRKISTALHTFDSHKEEVFQVGWNPKNETILASCCLGRRLMVWDLSRIDEEQTPEDAEDGPPELLFIHGGHTSKISDFSWNPCEDWVIASVAEDNILQIWQMAENIYHDEDDIPGDESTKGS